Sequence from the Ignavibacteria bacterium genome:
AGGCAAAAGACCAATCGCAAGGGTTCAATAATTAAACTTAACTCCTTACACGGAGACTGAAATGAAAACTCTAACTCAATCCTTAATTCTTCTGACGCTCCTGACCTTCGGGTTGGGAGCTCAGGTTTATAACTTCGACAACAATAAAGCCGGGCAGAAGTTTCCAAACCCGCAAGGAGTCCTGCAGGAGATCGAATCCGGTATCAATAAAGGCGATGCATCACTCTTCACAAAATATTTATCCGAGAATTCCTACATAAATCTTCCAAATGGCGTTTCAGGCTATTTTAGCAGCAACCAATCTTTTTATATTTTGAAAGACTTTTTTAAAACTTTTGTTCCTGTTTCCTTTTCATTCACTGAAACAGGTAACAGCAGAAACCCCGTGGCTACGGGAAGGTTGAAATTCGATCAAAATGGAAAGAGAGATAGTGCTACTGTTTATATCGCCTTGTCGTTTGAAGGTAACTCTTGGAGGATAACTCAACTTTCCGTCAATTAACCGGTGCCGGAATTCATGGTATCTTTTTCAGATTCCGGAAGTCAGTATTAATTGCTGCTTCCGGAATACTTTTTTTAATACTTCTTCTTTTTTATCACTCCGAAAACACAGACTTCTCCGGCAATAAAGCTGTCGACCAAAAAGTTAAAGATTCATTTATTGAAGCCTTTCACAATGAATACAAAACACTGGAGAATTACCACAGCAACCTGATTAAAAAAATTTCGCTGAAAGGCATAAATGCCTTCACAACTGATGAAAGCCGGAATAAATCCAATTCTGCGTT
This genomic interval carries:
- a CDS encoding DUF4783 domain-containing protein, producing the protein MKTLTQSLILLTLLTFGLGAQVYNFDNNKAGQKFPNPQGVLQEIESGINKGDASLFTKYLSENSYINLPNGVSGYFSSNQSFYILKDFFKTFVPVSFSFTETGNSRNPVATGRLKFDQNGKRDSATVYIALSFEGNSWRITQLSVN